In the genome of Elusimicrobium sp., one region contains:
- a CDS encoding DUF4401 domain-containing protein, which yields MTEQELLNQVPAEKKEEAKALLHSRSLSVHIGIQIILFVGAFLSSAVCVLGTWLIGGMDSMLLWGLCWTGFGYWLLRLGKQHGDIAYVFVEYLGLILSIGGRAVILILLTENISNPVVEALCVTAVAAISYPFFTHKLDRFIFSAISLFVWTEVLHEERLVSNSYFGFISLVLVSASGWFFATRKVVLRPLAYALLGIGLSNCIPGMPGEIWHGLVRVLAAGSVAFGISRLPVKFVEKLLLCLLTAVLACCLNALSFLGIVVCVAGYLLREKIAEWLGMAAFCAGLWFLYFSLSGTLLYKSGCLVGSGLVVLALYAYMRRKYAR from the coding sequence ATGACCGAACAAGAATTATTAAACCAAGTTCCCGCCGAAAAGAAAGAAGAGGCAAAGGCCCTTCTGCACAGTCGTTCGTTAAGTGTACATATCGGGATACAAATTATTTTGTTTGTAGGGGCTTTTTTATCTTCAGCTGTATGTGTGTTGGGAACCTGGCTGATAGGGGGAATGGATTCTATGTTGCTATGGGGCCTCTGTTGGACGGGTTTTGGTTACTGGTTGTTGAGGTTGGGGAAACAACATGGCGATATCGCCTATGTATTTGTGGAGTATTTGGGACTGATTTTAAGCATAGGCGGTCGTGCGGTTATACTGATATTGTTGACGGAAAATATATCCAATCCGGTTGTCGAGGCTTTGTGTGTAACGGCTGTAGCGGCAATCAGTTATCCTTTCTTTACCCATAAATTGGACCGCTTTATTTTTTCGGCCATATCGTTGTTTGTTTGGACAGAAGTTTTGCATGAAGAACGGCTTGTGTCCAACTCTTACTTTGGGTTTATTTCGTTGGTTTTGGTGTCGGCGTCCGGTTGGTTTTTTGCTACCCGTAAAGTTGTTTTGCGTCCCTTGGCGTATGCTTTATTGGGGATAGGTTTGAGTAATTGTATTCCGGGAATGCCCGGCGAAATATGGCACGGCCTTGTACGGGTGTTGGCGGCCGGAAGTGTGGCTTTTGGCATTTCCCGTTTGCCTGTTAAATTTGTGGAAAAACTATTGCTTTGTCTTTTGACGGCGGTATTGGCTTGTTGTCTAAACGCCCTTTCTTTCTTGGGAATTGTTGTTTGCGTGGCGGGGTATTTATTGCGTGAAAAAATTGCGGAATGGTTGGGAATGGCTGCGTTTTGCGCAGGTCTTTGGTTTTTGTATTTTAGTCTATCCGGAACACTGCTGTATAAGTCGGGTTGTTTAGTCGGGAGCGGGTTGGTGGTGTTGGCCCTTTATGCTTATATGCGGAGGAAATATGCGCGGTAA
- a CDS encoding Mrp/NBP35 family ATP-binding protein encodes MSENCSHDCSSCSANCSSRKPGEMPKDKPHLLSRIKHVIGVVSGKGGVGKSLVTGLLASEMTRRGFSCGVLDADITGPSVPKMFGIRERAGGDQDGIYPVSSQQGVQVMSLNLLLENETDPVIWRGALITGTVKQFWTDVIWKDVDYLFIDMPPGTGDVTLTVFQSLPIDGIVIVSTPQDLVQMIVGKAVKMAQMMNVPVLGLVENMSYLKCTECGKELPLFGKSKAEEMGKNFNLSPVVRLPLNPSVAAAVDDGRIEFVREEALYPLADKLAGLEKDN; translated from the coding sequence ATGAGCGAAAATTGTTCCCATGATTGCAGTTCTTGCAGTGCCAATTGTTCCAGCCGTAAACCGGGAGAAATGCCCAAAGACAAACCGCATTTGTTAAGCCGTATTAAACATGTAATCGGTGTAGTAAGCGGGAAAGGGGGCGTCGGTAAAAGTTTGGTGACGGGCCTTTTGGCCAGCGAAATGACCCGCCGCGGTTTTTCCTGCGGGGTATTAGATGCCGATATCACAGGCCCTTCCGTTCCCAAAATGTTTGGTATCCGCGAACGGGCCGGCGGCGACCAGGACGGTATTTACCCTGTTTCCAGTCAGCAAGGCGTGCAAGTAATGTCGCTTAATCTGCTGTTAGAAAATGAAACGGACCCCGTCATTTGGCGCGGAGCGTTAATCACGGGAACGGTCAAACAGTTTTGGACAGATGTTATTTGGAAAGATGTAGATTATTTGTTTATTGATATGCCCCCCGGTACGGGTGATGTTACATTGACGGTCTTTCAATCGTTACCCATTGACGGGATTGTAATTGTTTCCACCCCGCAAGATTTGGTGCAAATGATTGTAGGTAAAGCCGTCAAAATGGCTCAAATGATGAATGTGCCCGTTTTGGGGCTTGTGGAAAACATGAGTTACCTTAAATGCACGGAGTGCGGGAAGGAACTGCCTTTATTCGGTAAAAGCAAAGCCGAAGAAATGGGCAAGAATTTTAACCTTTCCCCGGTGGTGCGTTTGCCGCTTAATCCGTCCGTAGCCGCCGCGGTGGACGACGGGCGCATTGAGTTCGTGCGCGAAGAAGCCCTCTACCCGCTTGCCGATAAACTGGCCGGTTTGGAAAAAGATAATTAA